The Syntrophales bacterium nucleotide sequence CACTTCCCAATCCCTTCCATCTCTTGCAATGCCAGTTGTAATTGTGGGTGGAATCATCGCTGGAATATTCACACCAACCGAAGCTGCAGGCGTAGCTGTCACACTTGCCCTGATAACAGGTTTTCTAATCCACAGGCGGCTTAGGCTGAAACAACTTCCCTCAATAATTCTCAAATCAGGTGTGGAATCATCTGTGGTACTCATCCTCCTGGGGCTCTCTGAACCTTTTGCGTGGATAGTGGCAGTTGAACAACTTCCCAGCAAAATCACCGAGCTTATTGTCCCGTACTCGTCTAATCCGTACGTGTTTCTCGTTCTCGTCAACATAGTTTTACTCCTCATCGGAGTACCCATAGAAACAGCGCCGGCGTTAGTTATAATGGCCCCTATGTTGGCACCCATTGCGGAAAAAATGGGCATAGATCCATTACACTTTGGAGTCGTTGTGTGTTTCAATCTCGTGTTAGGACTAATAACACCGCCGGTGGGAGCTGTACTCTTCTCCATATGCGGTATTTCAGGACTTTCACTGGAACGTTTAACCCGGGGTATATCCATACCTTTTTTAATTGCCGTTGGGGTACTCCTTACGGTGACTTTCCTACCACCCCTCAGCACCGCGCTTCCAAATCTCATCTTCAA carries:
- a CDS encoding TRAP transporter large permease, whose translation is MELILFLISFLLFLLLGIPIALTLGAASLIYILVQKEISLTLLTQTTFAGIASFPLLAIPLFILSGHLMHAGGLTEDLVRFSKVILGHIRGGLGLATILASAVFAAISGSAVATAVAIGTVMIPAMKKQGYDEELSAGVTATASCMGPLIPPSIPFIIYGIITNVSIASLFVAGVLPGLLLGASLMLYMILVARTRGYPRHERATIKEIINVTSQSLPSLAMPVVIVGGIIAGIFTPTEAAGVAVTLALITGFLIHRRLRLKQLPSIILKSGVESSVVLILLGLSEPFAWIVAVEQLPSKITELIVPYSSNPYVFLVLVNIVLLLIGVPIETAPALVIMAPMLAPIAEKMGIDPLHFGVVVCFNLVLGLITPPVGAVLFSICGISGLSLERLTRGISIPFLIAVGVLLTVTFLPPLSTALPNLIFKR